The following are encoded in a window of Rissa tridactyla isolate bRisTri1 chromosome 3, bRisTri1.patW.cur.20221130, whole genome shotgun sequence genomic DNA:
- the LOC128906642 gene encoding skin secretory protein xP2-like, giving the protein MCSPIIISFSFSPRKDSCPPERFQTETSGGPVPKGRAVAMGAPSPPSAPASVQGRPGSSATHRSLGQVRQSGRTWAMARSPARSELTEPHFPEGEINLVLNRERKQAASTAPAQSRDAMPTGSGPEAVPSVNRAGRSPNRPRDGPNPAEEEPPRPASPCREQPSLAKSEKGGE; this is encoded by the exons ATGTGTTCACcgattattatttctttttccttttcccccagaaAGGACAGCTGCCCACCAGAACGCTTTCAAACGGAGACAAGTGGGGGCCCGGTCCCTAAGGGCCGTGCTGTAGCCATGGGAGCCCCAtctcccccctctgccccagcatcAGTGCAAGGGCGGCCCGGCTCCAGCGCGACACACCGGTCCCTTGGGCAAGTCAGACAAAGCGGCAGAACTTGGGCAATGGCTCGTAGCCCCG ctAGAAGCGAGCTAACAGAACCTCACTTTCCCGAAGGAGAAATTAATCTAGTCCTTAATCGCGAGAGGAAACAAGCAGCGAGCACGGCACCGGCACAGAGCCGGGATGCGATGCCCACGGGAAGCGGTCCAGAGGCGGTTCCGAGCGTAAACCGGGCTGGGCGCTCCCCGAACCGGCCCCGCGACGGGCCAAACCCCGCGGAGGAAGAGCCGCCTCGTCCCGCGAGCCCCTGCCGTGAGCAACCCTCGTTAGCGAAATCAGAGAAAGGTGGGGAATGA